One Acidisarcina sp. DNA segment encodes these proteins:
- the treS gene encoding maltose alpha-D-glucosyltransferase, whose protein sequence is MRLYVWMGAGECSAVRDVRNRGEILTTTHDSAQGGPSANARNFASGRKRGSASDPLWYKDALIYELHVRAFFDSNNDGIGDFPGLLQKLDYLQELGITCLWLLPFFPSPLRDDGYDISDYVSVHPSYGTLEDFKAFLDAAHDRGLQVMIELVVNHTSDQHPWFQASRRAAPGSPERDFYVWSDTDQKYKDARIIFTDTEKSNWTWDPVANAYYWHRFFSHQPDLNYDNPRVLEEVINVMRFWLDMGVDGLRVDAIPYLVEREGTNCENLPETHAVMKRIRAEIDQYYSGRVILAEANQWPMDVLPYFGNGDECHMAFHFPLMPRIYMALRQEDRLPITDIMAQTPPIPDTCQWGLFLRNHDELTLEMVTDDERDYMYLAYSADPRMRINIGIRRRLAPLLDNNRRRIELLNSLLFSFPGTPILYYGDEIGMGDNIYLGDRNGVRTPMQWNGDRNAGFSRANPARLYSPVVMDPVWGYEAVNVEAQQGDPSSLLSWTRNMIALRKIFQVFGRGTLTFLNPSNRKILAYLREMDGQRILCVANLSRFAQPFQLDLQAYDGMVPVEMLGYIEFPHIGKQPYPLTLGPYGFLWFELQQTAEDTGSALKGQDGLEMPGKPDWAVVLSGENLERLQVDVLPDYLQRQRWFVSRSQPIRNVEIANRSLAKDGEPVIVLLRVSYAEDLSDLYLLPMAMCFGEAVEGIRTNFPQAVLATIHGGQGEGLLYDAFFSDVAAEKLLDLIRSSGTLPTLYGELRGVAKDDLAKVEADAPPMTVRRPTGEQNLSTLIFRDQAADRWAMKIFRRQEAGPNPDREMHRYLWHSTGFRNLLPVGGGIDYISEAGETSTVAMLQDLIENEGDGWQWTLEELDRFYERCSSLEVPARTFAAIDASLISTTEFAVPPGVNEHIEISLDAARTLGRRTGELHLALATPTSEAAFAPERFSNADLVQLREDIGRHTAHAFAVLKVSVPSLPDELVDMAALVLSRRGTILDRVRSFPPPEFGALRTRIHGDYHLGQLLRSKSDVFILNFDGPATQSIEERRRKQSPLKDVASMVRSFSYAAYAARMRYAARRPEHQDRLKYWSRLWDKAVVSEFLRSYRTTVQNAELVPATAETFELLLRGYVFDKTLDELLYELKNRPAWVEIPLAGILSLRANNNGEPQP, encoded by the coding sequence ATGCGATTGTATGTCTGGATGGGAGCTGGGGAGTGCAGCGCGGTGCGGGACGTCCGCAATCGGGGAGAGATTTTGACTACCACGCATGACTCGGCACAGGGTGGACCCAGCGCCAACGCGCGGAATTTTGCATCGGGAAGAAAAAGGGGAAGCGCCTCCGATCCTCTCTGGTATAAAGATGCACTGATTTATGAGTTGCACGTCCGCGCATTTTTCGACAGCAATAATGACGGCATCGGTGATTTTCCCGGGTTGCTGCAGAAGCTGGATTATCTGCAGGAGCTGGGTATTACGTGTCTGTGGCTCCTGCCATTTTTCCCCTCCCCGCTGCGCGATGACGGCTATGACATTTCCGATTACGTAAGCGTCCATCCCAGCTATGGGACGCTTGAGGACTTCAAGGCATTTCTGGACGCAGCGCACGACCGCGGGTTGCAGGTGATGATCGAACTGGTGGTGAACCACACCTCGGATCAGCATCCGTGGTTCCAGGCCTCGCGGCGTGCTGCGCCGGGTTCGCCCGAGCGGGATTTTTATGTCTGGAGCGATACCGACCAGAAGTACAAAGATGCGCGCATCATCTTTACCGATACGGAGAAGTCGAACTGGACCTGGGACCCGGTCGCAAATGCCTATTACTGGCATCGATTCTTCTCCCATCAGCCGGATTTGAATTACGACAATCCGCGCGTGCTGGAAGAGGTCATCAACGTCATGCGCTTCTGGCTGGATATGGGCGTGGATGGCTTGCGGGTAGACGCTATTCCTTATCTGGTGGAGCGCGAGGGAACGAACTGCGAGAACCTTCCGGAGACGCACGCGGTCATGAAGAGGATTCGCGCCGAGATTGACCAGTACTACTCCGGGCGCGTGATTCTGGCCGAGGCGAATCAGTGGCCGATGGATGTGCTTCCTTACTTTGGAAATGGCGATGAATGTCACATGGCGTTTCACTTTCCTCTGATGCCGCGTATCTACATGGCGCTGCGCCAGGAAGACCGCCTGCCGATCACCGACATCATGGCGCAGACGCCGCCGATTCCTGACACCTGTCAATGGGGCCTCTTCCTGCGGAATCACGATGAGCTGACGCTGGAGATGGTGACCGACGATGAGCGGGACTACATGTATCTGGCTTACAGCGCCGATCCCCGCATGCGCATCAACATCGGAATTCGCAGAAGACTGGCGCCCTTGCTGGACAACAACCGGCGGCGCATCGAGTTGCTGAACAGCTTGCTGTTTTCGTTTCCGGGAACTCCGATTCTCTACTATGGCGACGAGATTGGGATGGGGGACAACATCTACCTGGGAGACAGGAACGGTGTTCGCACTCCCATGCAGTGGAACGGCGATCGCAATGCGGGCTTCTCCCGTGCAAACCCCGCACGCCTCTATAGCCCGGTGGTGATGGATCCGGTGTGGGGCTATGAGGCAGTCAACGTTGAGGCCCAGCAGGGCGATCCTTCTTCGCTGCTGAGCTGGACGCGGAACATGATTGCGCTGCGGAAGATCTTTCAGGTATTCGGGCGCGGCACGTTAACGTTTCTGAATCCTTCCAACCGCAAGATCCTGGCGTATCTGCGGGAGATGGATGGACAGCGGATTCTCTGCGTGGCCAACCTGTCGCGGTTCGCACAACCCTTTCAACTCGATCTGCAGGCGTATGACGGTATGGTTCCGGTGGAGATGCTCGGTTACATTGAATTTCCGCACATTGGGAAACAGCCCTATCCGCTGACGCTGGGACCCTATGGTTTTTTGTGGTTCGAACTGCAGCAAACGGCAGAAGATACCGGATCTGCGCTAAAGGGGCAGGACGGTCTGGAAATGCCTGGAAAACCTGACTGGGCGGTGGTGCTCTCGGGCGAGAATCTGGAGCGGCTGCAGGTGGATGTGCTCCCGGATTATCTGCAGCGCCAGCGCTGGTTCGTAAGCAGATCCCAGCCGATTCGCAATGTAGAGATTGCGAATCGGTCCTTAGCGAAAGATGGGGAGCCTGTGATTGTTTTGCTTCGTGTGAGTTATGCCGAGGATTTGAGCGATCTCTACCTTCTTCCGATGGCGATGTGTTTTGGCGAGGCGGTGGAAGGTATCCGGACAAACTTTCCGCAGGCGGTTCTGGCTACAATCCACGGAGGGCAGGGCGAGGGGCTGTTGTACGACGCATTCTTCTCCGATGTTGCCGCAGAGAAGCTGCTGGACCTGATCCGCTCTTCGGGCACGTTGCCGACCTTGTATGGTGAGCTTCGCGGTGTTGCAAAGGACGATCTCGCAAAAGTGGAGGCAGATGCGCCGCCGATGACCGTCCGAAGACCGACCGGCGAGCAGAATCTATCCACACTGATCTTTCGCGATCAGGCTGCGGATCGATGGGCTATGAAGATATTTCGGCGCCAGGAGGCGGGCCCAAACCCTGACCGGGAAATGCATCGGTATTTGTGGCACTCTACGGGTTTTCGCAACCTGTTGCCCGTCGGTGGCGGAATCGATTACATCTCTGAGGCTGGCGAGACTTCGACAGTCGCCATGCTGCAGGACCTGATAGAAAACGAAGGCGATGGATGGCAGTGGACGCTGGAAGAGCTGGATCGCTTCTATGAGCGTTGTTCATCACTGGAGGTTCCCGCTAGAACTTTTGCCGCGATAGATGCGAGCCTGATCTCCACGACGGAGTTTGCGGTTCCGCCAGGCGTGAACGAGCACATAGAAATCTCGCTTGATGCTGCACGTACCCTTGGCAGGCGCACGGGTGAGCTTCATCTTGCGCTGGCCACTCCGACCTCGGAGGCCGCCTTTGCCCCGGAGAGATTTTCCAACGCGGATCTGGTGCAATTGCGAGAGGATATCGGCCGTCACACGGCGCACGCATTTGCGGTGTTGAAGGTGAGCGTCCCGAGCCTTCCCGATGAACTGGTGGATATGGCGGCGCTGGTTCTGAGCCGGCGCGGGACCATCCTCGATCGGGTTCGATCTTTTCCGCCGCCTGAGTTCGGCGCCCTGCGGACTCGTATCCACGGCGACTACCACCTGGGCCAGTTGCTGCGGTCGAAGTCGGACGTTTTCATCCTCAACTTTGATGGTCCGGCGACGCAGTCGATAGAAGAACGCCGCAGGAAACAATCGCCTCTCAAGGATGTTGCCAGTATGGTGCGCTCCTTCAGCTATGCAGCGTATGCGGCGCGGATGCGCTACGCGGCGCGACGGCCGGAGCACCAGGATCGCCTGAAGTATTGGTCACGGCTATGGGATAAGGCGGTTGTTTCAGAGTTCCTGCGGAGCTACCGCACGACTGTGCAGAATGCGGAGTTGGTTCCGGCGACGGCGGAGACATTTGAACTGCTTCTGCGGGGGTATGTGTTTGACAAGACGCTCGATGAACTTCTTTACGAGCTGAAGAACCGTCCGGCCTGGGTAGAGATTCCGCTGGCGGGAATTTTGTCCCTTCGTGCGAACAATAACGGCGAACCGCAACCTTGA
- a CDS encoding 4'-phosphopantetheinyl transferase superfamily protein yields MTVITGWQDSAAETTLPAGAVHLWAWRLGDPQESPEPDVSCLDDGEILRYRHFRFRPDQLRFAAAHVHMRRILSGYLGQPPESLAFAAGEGGKPALAGSNALRLRFNLSHSKSFGILAVASDLELGADVEEPRKIQPSLVERYFSPLERQTLSELPSEEWLPGFLRCWTRKEAILKGEGIGLRVPLSAFDVSLRAEDAPAILGVRAPAAFRFPWQLYDVSPDPHAIASLAVSAPPASIHLFRYRTR; encoded by the coding sequence ATGACGGTGATCACAGGATGGCAGGATTCCGCCGCGGAGACCACCCTGCCCGCTGGTGCCGTGCATCTCTGGGCCTGGCGGCTGGGCGACCCTCAGGAGTCCCCTGAGCCGGACGTCTCCTGTCTCGATGACGGCGAAATCCTGCGCTACCGCCACTTCCGGTTTCGTCCGGATCAATTGCGCTTTGCGGCAGCCCACGTCCATATGAGGCGAATTCTCTCCGGTTATCTCGGACAGCCGCCGGAGTCTCTGGCATTTGCAGCGGGCGAGGGAGGCAAGCCGGCGCTCGCCGGCAGCAACGCCCTCCGTTTGCGCTTCAACCTCAGTCACTCCAAAAGCTTCGGAATCCTCGCTGTTGCCTCCGACCTGGAGCTGGGCGCCGATGTCGAGGAACCCCGCAAAATTCAACCCTCCCTCGTCGAAAGGTACTTCTCCCCACTGGAGCGCCAGACGCTCTCCGAGCTGCCCTCAGAGGAGTGGCTCCCAGGTTTTCTCCGCTGCTGGACGCGGAAGGAGGCAATCTTGAAAGGGGAAGGCATCGGTCTTCGAGTCCCGCTCAGTGCCTTCGATGTCTCCCTGCGGGCGGAGGACGCGCCTGCGATCCTGGGCGTCCGGGCGCCAGCCGCCTTCCGCTTTCCCTGGCAGCTTTATGATGTTTCGCCCGATCCCCACGCCATAGCCAGCCTCGCGGTTTCGGCTCCTCCCGCCAGCATCCACCTGTTCCGCTACCGGACTCGTTGA